A single Dunckerocampus dactyliophorus isolate RoL2022-P2 chromosome 2, RoL_Ddac_1.1, whole genome shotgun sequence DNA region contains:
- the LOC129177903 gene encoding leucine rich adaptor protein 1-like, with translation MDEGTASNVTPDLRELESKVGRKTPESLLLWMRDDVDADVSTTEDLQYSPLSDAFADKLSNLKQEMRWMRSADVRILRQLVSVHEGIEAMRWLLSERSALASRDSSLTGSLSNLMMAEEHGPSVSPCRDVPRSTYAENVHGSFNGGSSDGDANHSHGRSTVERQSNFSDSQPRHSGTHPSLGTKACAEPVGGVLLGSTTTPRDVKADEKSREEDEKMANEVLFGYDARWCWIQSQDDVTFL, from the exons ATGGATGAGGGCACTGCTAGTAATGTGACGCCAGATTTGAGGGAGCTGGAAAGTAAAGTGGGCAGGAAAACACCTGAAAGTCTTCTGCTTTGGATGAGGGATGACGTAGACGCGGATGTCAGTACGACAGAGGACCTCCAATATTCTCCTTTAAGCGATGCTTTTGCCGACAAATTGAGCAACTTAAAGCAAGAAATG AGGTGGATGCGTTCCGCAGACGTGAGGATTCTGCGGCAGCTGGTGTCTGTGCATGAGGGTATTGAGGCCATGCGTTGGCTCCTGTCGGAGCGGAGCGCCTTGGCCAGCCGTGACAGCAGTTTAACAGGAAGTCTGAGCAACCTGATGATGGCAGAGGAGCATGGACCCTCAGTGTCTCCATGCAG GGACGTTCCAAGATCAACCTACGCTGAAAATGTGCACGGAAGCTTTAATGGAGGCTCATCAGATGGTGACGCTAATCATTCACATGGAAGGAGCACTGTAGAAAGACAGAGCAATTTCTCAGACTCACAACCTCGGCATTCCGGTACTCACCCGTCACTTGGTACAAAGGCATGTGCCGAGCCTGTCGGCGGAGTTCTACTCGGATCCACCACCACACCAAGAGACGTGAAGGCTGATGAAAAGTCAAGAGAAGAAGATGAGAAGATGGCTAACGAGGTTTTGTTTGGGTATGATGCTCGGTGGTGCTGGATCCAGTCACAGGATGATGTGACGTTTTTGTAA